One Sulfurimonas sp. C5 genomic region harbors:
- the pstA gene encoding phosphate ABC transporter permease PstA, with translation MRLLLNKIFLALSILSALIGLAFLGWILVTLFIKGLSSFHFSLFLNDLVEGGLRNLIIGQLILAALASLIGIPIGMTAGIYIQEYGRGRYASFIRDLSDVMMSAPSIVIGAFVYAVIVVPTGGTSGYAGSIALAIMMIPVVINTTDSMLSLVPRELREAGIALGASKYKVIINIVIKAAKVGIMTGILLAFARIIGETAPLLFTSETSNYFSLNLTESFPSLSVSIYNLANEPEQSSRDLAWAASFILTVLVLIINLSGRYITRHKK, from the coding sequence ATGAGACTTCTTTTAAATAAAATCTTTTTAGCACTCTCTATCCTTTCAGCACTGATAGGTCTTGCATTTTTAGGATGGATTTTAGTTACTCTGTTTATAAAAGGATTAAGTTCTTTTCACTTTAGCCTCTTTTTAAATGACTTGGTTGAAGGTGGTTTACGTAACCTTATTATTGGACAATTGATTTTAGCCGCTCTTGCTTCATTAATCGGTATTCCAATCGGTATGACTGCCGGTATTTATATTCAAGAATACGGTCGTGGAAGATATGCATCTTTCATCAGAGACCTTAGTGATGTGATGATGTCTGCACCTTCAATTGTAATCGGGGCATTCGTATATGCAGTTATTGTTGTACCAACTGGTGGTACAAGTGGATATGCAGGTTCTATTGCACTTGCCATTATGATGATTCCCGTTGTTATTAATACAACCGATTCTATGCTTTCACTTGTCCCTCGTGAACTACGTGAAGCTGGAATTGCACTTGGAGCCAGTAAATACAAAGTAATTATCAACATTGTTATAAAAGCGGCTAAAGTAGGTATAATGACAGGTATTTTACTTGCATTTGCAAGAATTATAGGGGAAACAGCACCGCTTCTTTTTACATCTGAGACATCAAACTATTTTAGCTTGAATCTTACAGAGAGTTTCCCGTCACTTTCGGTAAGTATTTATAACTTAGCGAACGAACCAGAACAATCTAGTAGAGATTTAGCTTGGGCAGCTTCATTTATACTAACAGTTTTAGTTCTGATCATCAATTTAAGTGGTAGATATATCACAAGACATAAGAAATAA
- a CDS encoding ATP-binding protein, whose protein sequence is MLKFHEIVLRKFLALFFVLSVIIGSIVYFWEYDFYLENTKKSLLQDIQLITLQINKDTDLDKLVQQVKEQLGIRITIIDADGIVIAESHKDKTQMENHRYREEIMQADLEEYGFKKRHSNTLNLDLLYVAKKYTIQEKTIYVRMAVELRGIIEKMLQLALKIFSALTLFFIAIFYVTYKINSQVEHEVSNIINFLKSMVKKQKSTFIQSEYSQEFALITKLLTKVSQIIVKQEKKKSKYTNKLKDLNKQKDDIISAISHEFKNPIAIVNGYSQTLLEDPNINQNIRQKFLTKIHNNGTKLSELIDTLRLSLKLDSHQQSLKVSTFSLGELLEDCAENIKINYPGREILINGPKEQQIHADPTMMSIVFSNLIENAIKYSEDEVVINFDHLHIDIIDTGIGISQKDLENITSKFYRVHKNTWNNSLGLGLFLVDNIIKLHSFKLTIASEENKGSTFTIHF, encoded by the coding sequence GTGCTAAAGTTTCATGAAATAGTTCTAAGAAAATTTTTAGCACTTTTCTTCGTACTCTCTGTAATCATAGGCAGTATCGTCTATTTCTGGGAATACGATTTTTACCTTGAAAACACAAAAAAATCTCTTCTACAAGATATTCAGCTTATTACTCTTCAAATTAATAAAGATACCGATCTTGATAAGCTTGTACAACAGGTCAAAGAACAGCTCGGTATTAGAATAACGATTATCGATGCAGATGGTATTGTAATAGCCGAATCACACAAAGACAAAACCCAAATGGAAAATCATCGTTACCGCGAAGAGATTATGCAAGCCGATTTAGAGGAGTACGGTTTTAAAAAAAGGCACTCAAACACACTGAATCTCGATCTGCTTTATGTAGCAAAAAAATATACTATTCAAGAGAAAACAATTTACGTTAGAATGGCAGTAGAACTTCGAGGAATCATAGAAAAAATGCTTCAGCTTGCTCTAAAAATATTTTCTGCCCTGACACTCTTTTTTATTGCTATCTTTTACGTGACATATAAAATCAATTCCCAAGTTGAACATGAAGTAAGCAACATTATCAATTTTTTAAAATCGATGGTAAAAAAACAAAAATCGACTTTCATTCAATCAGAGTATTCACAGGAATTTGCACTCATTACAAAACTCTTAACAAAAGTTTCTCAAATCATTGTAAAACAAGAGAAGAAAAAATCAAAATATACAAATAAACTCAAAGATCTTAATAAACAAAAAGATGACATTATCTCGGCAATTTCTCATGAATTTAAAAATCCTATTGCCATTGTAAATGGATATTCCCAAACTTTACTTGAAGATCCTAACATTAATCAAAACATCCGACAAAAATTTTTAACAAAGATCCATAATAACGGAACAAAACTGAGTGAACTTATTGATACGCTTCGTCTTTCACTAAAACTCGATTCACATCAACAGTCTTTAAAAGTAAGTACATTCAGTTTAGGTGAACTTCTTGAAGATTGTGCAGAAAATATCAAGATTAACTATCCAGGTCGTGAAATACTTATTAACGGTCCAAAAGAACAACAGATCCATGCAGATCCTACAATGATGAGTATCGTCTTTTCTAATTTAATAGAAAATGCAATTAAATACTCTGAAGATGAAGTCGTCATCAATTTTGATCATTTACATATTGACATCATCGATACCGGAATCGGTATTAGTCAAAAAGACCTTGAAAATATCACTAGCAAGTTTTACCGTGTACATAAAAACACTTGGAACAATTCTCTTGGACTGGGACTATTCTTGGTTGACAACATCATTAAACTACATAGTTTTAAACTCACAATAGCAAGTGAAGAAAATAAAGGTTCCACTTTTACAATCCACTTCTAA
- the pstS gene encoding phosphate ABC transporter substrate-binding protein PstS, giving the protein MTKMVKIALAATVLAGGLSASDVIKGSGASFPYSVYQKWIKAYNKETGVKIDYIKKGSSKGIKDAQARAVDFAGTDAPLSPKDLKENKLYQFPGVVGAITMGYNVPGLENLQLSRDAIVAISSGKVAYWDDAVIASANKGMKLPHEKVTFVHRADGSGTTYNYTYFLSKVSKDWRAEFGAKKALNWPGSQHIGGKTNSGVAALIKQTPFSVGYMDYADAKNNNIAMAAVENKAGKYIKPELKYFQAAAAKADLNPAKDFYAVIADPAGEDSYPMVAATFILVPAEKADMDKKVTTFYAWSYKNGQEIAKSLGFVPLPESLTAKIDTYWAEKGIK; this is encoded by the coding sequence ATGACAAAAATGGTTAAAATTGCTCTTGCTGCAACAGTATTAGCTGGTGGCTTAAGTGCTAGTGATGTTATCAAAGGTAGTGGTGCTTCTTTCCCTTATAGTGTTTACCAAAAATGGATTAAAGCATACAACAAAGAAACTGGTGTAAAAATTGACTATATCAAAAAAGGTTCTTCAAAAGGAATCAAAGATGCTCAAGCACGTGCAGTTGATTTTGCTGGAACTGATGCTCCTCTTTCTCCAAAAGACTTAAAAGAAAACAAACTTTACCAATTCCCTGGTGTAGTTGGTGCTATCACAATGGGTTACAATGTTCCAGGTCTTGAAAACCTTCAATTAAGCCGTGACGCTATCGTTGCAATCTCAAGCGGTAAAGTTGCTTACTGGGATGATGCAGTAATCGCATCTGCTAACAAAGGTATGAAACTTCCACACGAAAAAGTAACTTTCGTTCACCGTGCTGACGGTAGTGGTACTACATACAACTACACTTACTTCCTTTCAAAAGTATCTAAAGACTGGAGAGCTGAATTTGGTGCGAAAAAAGCACTTAACTGGCCAGGTTCACAACATATCGGTGGTAAAACAAACTCTGGTGTAGCTGCACTTATCAAACAAACTCCATTCTCTGTTGGTTATATGGATTATGCTGATGCTAAAAACAACAATATTGCAATGGCTGCTGTAGAAAACAAAGCTGGTAAATATATTAAACCAGAACTAAAATACTTCCAAGCTGCTGCTGCTAAAGCTGATTTAAATCCTGCTAAAGATTTCTATGCAGTAATCGCTGACCCAGCTGGTGAAGATTCTTACCCAATGGTAGCTGCTACATTCATCTTAGTTCCAGCAGAAAAAGCTGACATGGATAAAAAAGTAACTACATTCTATGCATGGTCATACAAAAATGGTCAAGAGATTGCTAAAAGTTTAGGTTTCGTTCCACTTCCTGAATCTTTAACAGCTAAAATTGACACATACTGGGCAGAAAAAGGTATTAAATAA
- a CDS encoding PhoU domain-containing protein yields MLQTFKTSVNEVQEKLINIGNDLVTANEIIVDAITDCNVEKFNNARDYIKNISSKTNEIDNLIIKILALYTPEAKDLRQVVAYFKITNELSRACANTRSFIRGFTDICTDLEEDTISEYAIPMQNSTIRAVKTAVSMISCNDSDELRERYEEVLIEENKTDDLYSMIEKNLIQKAETSSGEFEKYHRMLRALRKSEKIAGRAISMANLLLYANVGGSLQAS; encoded by the coding sequence ATGTTACAAACATTTAAAACAAGCGTAAATGAAGTTCAAGAGAAACTTATCAATATTGGAAATGATCTTGTAACGGCGAATGAGATCATCGTTGACGCTATTACAGACTGTAATGTAGAAAAATTCAATAATGCAAGAGATTATATTAAAAACATCTCTTCAAAAACAAATGAAATAGATAACCTGATTATCAAAATTTTAGCTCTATATACACCGGAAGCAAAAGATCTTAGACAAGTAGTGGCTTATTTTAAAATCACTAACGAACTTTCTCGTGCATGTGCAAATACGAGAAGCTTCATCAGAGGTTTTACGGATATTTGTACTGATTTGGAAGAAGATACTATTTCTGAATATGCTATCCCTATGCAAAACTCTACAATCAGAGCTGTTAAAACTGCTGTAAGCATGATAAGCTGTAATGATTCTGATGAATTAAGAGAAAGATATGAAGAAGTGTTAATCGAAGAGAATAAAACTGACGATCTTTACTCAATGATTGAGAAAAATCTAATTCAAAAAGCGGAAACATCAAGTGGAGAATTTGAAAAATACCATAGAATGTTAAGAGCTTTAAGAAAAAGCGAAAAAATTGCTGGCCGTGCTATTTCTATGGCAAATCTCCTGCTCTACGCTAACGTAGGCGGCTCATTACAAGCTTCATAA
- the pstC gene encoding phosphate ABC transporter permease subunit PstC — protein sequence MEKIFQKLSLSSASLVLVILIGIFITLFHAAKPAIDEFGLGFITDPDWNKEVVIDNAPVTPATTTNTDETADEDDWMLDDGLLNKNTKTVYGGWIPIVGSILSTLIALIFALPIAMGIAVFLSEIAPKNISNIVGIAIELLAAIPSIIFGMWGLYYFAPIIADIVGGYQVSLLTAGLVLGVMILPFMAAITRDSMNTTPSVLKESAYALGATKFEVIKDIIFPYSKVGIIGSIILALGRALGETMAVAFLIGSVFSLPGAINDPTISIPVAMANNFGEASGMGESALFYLALLLFVISFCVISLAKFYFLRKAK from the coding sequence ATGGAAAAAATATTTCAAAAACTCTCATTGAGTAGTGCTTCTTTAGTTCTCGTTATTCTTATCGGGATATTCATTACTTTATTTCATGCTGCTAAGCCTGCAATAGATGAATTTGGTTTGGGCTTTATAACAGATCCCGATTGGAATAAAGAGGTAGTTATCGACAATGCTCCTGTGACTCCTGCTACAACAACCAATACAGATGAAACTGCTGATGAAGATGATTGGATGTTAGATGATGGCTTACTGAATAAAAATACAAAAACGGTGTATGGTGGATGGATCCCAATTGTCGGTTCAATTCTTTCAACACTTATTGCCCTTATTTTCGCTTTACCTATAGCAATGGGTATTGCCGTATTTTTATCAGAAATTGCACCTAAAAATATCTCAAATATAGTAGGTATTGCCATTGAGCTTTTAGCAGCTATTCCGTCGATTATTTTCGGTATGTGGGGACTTTACTATTTTGCACCTATTATCGCTGATATCGTAGGTGGCTATCAAGTTTCACTTTTAACGGCAGGTCTTGTTCTTGGCGTTATGATCTTACCGTTTATGGCAGCAATCACACGTGATAGTATGAATACTACACCGAGTGTTTTAAAAGAATCCGCGTATGCACTTGGTGCTACAAAATTTGAAGTTATTAAAGATATTATTTTTCCATACTCTAAAGTAGGTATAATAGGTTCAATTATTTTAGCCCTAGGACGTGCTCTTGGGGAAACAATGGCTGTAGCGTTTCTAATCGGTTCTGTTTTTTCTTTACCGGGTGCAATTAACGATCCGACAATTTCTATTCCTGTTGCTATGGCAAATAACTTCGGTGAAGCAAGTGGTATGGGAGAGAGTGCACTGTTTTATTTGGCACTTTTACTTTTTGTGATCAGTTTCTGTGTTATTTCACTTGCGAAATTTTATTTTCTTAGAAAGGCTAAATAA
- a CDS encoding GNAT family N-acyltransferase — translation MIDIEQTLLNKYPRLKNSKLIKSAVSKFADSVIHQDEINKFMEKNVHLGSYEFIDEVLEYFNFNFYVNDKEIENIPATGRVVIIANHPLGALDALSLIKLVSKVRKDIKVVANDFLDIFENLRPLLLNVNAFTAKQKKESIEKVYEALENEEAIIIFPSGEVSRATPTGIKDKKWKKGFLKFAYRTHSPILPIYIGGKNSKTFYSVSALNKKLSTALLPNEMFKQRNNTIEMVVGELIPSENTMPKGIEQEQLIDLYKKHLYSLKSKKNYFLTQKAIAHPENPKMLRKELKSSQLLGETKDGKSIYLYSSDDKNSIVINEIGRLREVSFRKVGEGINKKRDIDKYDRYYKHIILWDNEELEIVGAYRIAECKEIVETKGVEALYTTTLFDFNENFLPYLDDAIELGRSFVQPKYWGSRALDYLWYGIGAYLKNNPQIHYMFGPVSLSAALPKTAKDMILYFYDQTYKDTQNLVTAKIPYNFKSDKDLTKTLTKEFASDDQKENFKILKRSLSSIGASVPTLYKQYSELCEEGGIQFCAYNVDPDFSDCIDSFIVVSIDKIKQKQKDRYFGL, via the coding sequence ATGATAGATATAGAACAAACGCTGCTAAACAAATACCCAAGACTTAAAAACTCAAAACTTATAAAATCTGCCGTTTCAAAATTTGCAGATTCTGTAATTCACCAAGACGAAATCAACAAATTTATGGAAAAAAATGTTCATCTCGGTAGTTACGAGTTTATTGATGAAGTATTAGAATACTTTAACTTCAATTTCTATGTAAACGATAAAGAGATTGAAAACATTCCTGCAACAGGGCGTGTTGTAATCATCGCAAATCATCCTTTAGGTGCCCTTGATGCACTTTCACTTATCAAACTTGTTTCAAAAGTGAGAAAAGATATTAAGGTGGTAGCAAATGATTTTCTAGATATCTTTGAAAACCTTCGTCCTCTTCTTCTGAATGTCAATGCTTTTACTGCAAAACAGAAGAAGGAATCTATCGAAAAAGTATATGAAGCACTAGAAAACGAAGAAGCAATCATCATCTTCCCTTCAGGTGAAGTAAGTCGTGCTACACCAACAGGAATTAAAGATAAAAAATGGAAGAAAGGTTTTCTAAAATTTGCATATAGAACACACTCACCAATACTTCCTATCTATATCGGCGGGAAAAACTCAAAAACTTTTTATTCGGTTTCTGCGCTAAACAAAAAACTCTCAACTGCACTTCTGCCAAATGAGATGTTCAAACAAAGAAACAATACAATTGAGATGGTTGTTGGTGAACTTATTCCTTCAGAAAACACTATGCCTAAAGGGATTGAACAAGAGCAATTGATCGATCTTTACAAGAAACACCTCTATAGCCTTAAGTCTAAAAAAAACTACTTTTTAACTCAAAAGGCGATAGCCCATCCTGAAAATCCTAAAATGTTAAGAAAAGAGTTAAAAAGCTCTCAACTTCTGGGTGAAACGAAAGACGGAAAGTCTATCTACCTTTATTCAAGTGATGATAAAAACTCTATTGTGATCAATGAGATTGGCCGTTTAAGAGAAGTATCATTTAGAAAAGTTGGTGAAGGTATCAATAAAAAACGTGATATAGACAAGTATGACAGATATTACAAACATATCATTTTATGGGACAATGAAGAGCTTGAAATTGTAGGAGCTTATAGAATAGCAGAGTGTAAAGAGATTGTTGAAACAAAAGGTGTTGAAGCACTTTATACGACAACTCTCTTTGATTTTAATGAAAACTTTTTACCTTATCTAGATGATGCCATAGAACTTGGACGCAGTTTTGTTCAACCTAAATACTGGGGAAGCCGTGCACTAGATTATCTATGGTATGGAATTGGAGCATACCTCAAAAACAATCCACAGATTCACTATATGTTTGGTCCTGTTTCACTCAGTGCAGCCTTACCGAAAACTGCAAAAGACATGATCCTTTATTTTTACGATCAAACTTATAAAGACACACAAAACCTGGTTACTGCAAAAATTCCTTACAACTTTAAAAGTGACAAAGATTTGACTAAAACGCTTACAAAAGAATTCGCTTCAGACGATCAAAAAGAAAATTTTAAAATACTGAAAAGATCTCTGAGTTCTATAGGAGCTAGTGTCCCTACACTTTATAAACAATACAGTGAGTTATGTGAAGAAGGAGGTATACAATTTTGTGCATATAATGTAGATCCTGACTTCTCAGACTGTATTGACAGTTTTATCGTTGTCTCAATCGATAAGATCAAACAAAAACAAAAGGATAGATACTTTGGACTATAA
- the pstB gene encoding phosphate ABC transporter ATP-binding protein PstB translates to MAIMKIKKFSFTYAGVDNPSLKNINLPIEQNKITALIGPSGCGKSTLLRSLNRIHDLYPGNKYDGKIELLDLESGKYNNILDIKKENEFIKLRQQVGMIFQKPTPFPMSIFDNVAYGLKIAGIKNKTELQDRVEAALKGSALWKEVHDRLDKSAMGLSGGQQQRLCIARAVAVKPEVLLFDEPTSALDPISTGAIEELIVELKNEVSIAIVTHNMQQASRISDYTAFMYLGDLIEYDKTETIFLNPTEKQTEDYITGRFG, encoded by the coding sequence ATGGCAATTATGAAAATTAAAAAGTTCTCTTTTACATACGCAGGTGTGGATAACCCATCATTAAAAAACATCAATCTACCGATCGAGCAAAATAAAATTACAGCTCTTATCGGTCCGAGTGGTTGTGGAAAATCAACACTGCTTCGCTCGCTAAATAGAATCCATGATCTATACCCTGGAAATAAATATGACGGAAAAATTGAACTTCTTGATCTAGAAAGCGGAAAATACAACAATATCTTAGATATCAAAAAAGAGAATGAATTTATCAAACTTCGTCAACAAGTAGGAATGATTTTTCAAAAACCAACTCCATTTCCAATGAGTATTTTTGATAATGTCGCTTATGGTCTTAAAATTGCAGGTATCAAAAATAAAACAGAACTTCAAGACAGGGTTGAAGCAGCTTTAAAAGGTTCTGCTCTTTGGAAAGAGGTTCACGACAGACTTGATAAGTCTGCAATGGGTCTTTCAGGTGGGCAGCAACAACGTCTTTGTATTGCAAGGGCTGTTGCAGTAAAACCTGAAGTTTTACTTTTTGACGAACCAACTTCTGCACTAGACCCTATTTCAACTGGTGCAATTGAAGAGCTAATTGTAGAGCTGAAAAATGAAGTAAGTATCGCTATCGTTACACACAACATGCAGCAAGCAAGCCGTATCAGTGATTACACTGCATTTATGTATTTAGGTGATTTGATAGAATATGACAAAACAGAAACTATATTCTTAAATCCTACAGAAAAACAAACAGAAGACTATATTACTGGTCGTTTTGGATAA